A stretch of the Orcinus orca chromosome 1, mOrcOrc1.1, whole genome shotgun sequence genome encodes the following:
- the DENND2D gene encoding DENN domain-containing protein 2D isoform X3: MPYRPKKMERQVVGGILRRFRNWLPRHGAGPPQDNLGEVVKEPERAQEHCLPNFAGGQHFFEYLLVVSLKKKPSGDDYEPTITYQFPKRENLLRGQQEEEERLLGAIPLFCFPDGNEWAPLTEYPRETFSFVLTNVDGSRKIGYCRRLLILDEVEKRHQISMAVIYPFMQGLREAAFPAPGKTVTLKSFIPDSGTEFISLTRPLDSHLEHVDFSSLLRCLSFEQILQIFASAVLERRIIFLAEGLSTLSQCIHAAAALLYPFSWAHTYIPVVPESLLATVCCPTPFMVGVQMRFRQEVMESPMEEVLLVNLCEGTFLMSVGDEKDILPPKLQEDILESLGQGIKGSQTSEQINEHVSGPFVQFFVKTVGHYASYIKREANGQGHFQERGFYKALTSKANRRFVKKFVKTQLFSLFIQEAEKSKNPPAGYFQQKILEYEERKKQKKPKEKTLK, translated from the exons ATGCCTTACAGGCCCAAGAAGATGGAAAGACAAGTGGTAGGCGGGATACTCAGGCGCTTCCGCAACTGGCTGCCTCGACACGGAGCAG GACCTCCCCAGGATAATCTGGGGGAAGTTGTAAAGGAACCAGAAAGGGCCCAGGAGCACTGTCTACCCAACTTTGCCGGAGGGCAGCACTTCTTTGAATACCTCCTCGTGGTTTCTCTCAAAAAAAAGCCTTCGGGGGATGATTATGAGCCCACAATCACCTACCAGTTCCCCAAG CGAGAGAACTTGCTTCGGGGacaacaggaggaggaggaacggCTGCTCGGAGCCATCCCCTTGTTTTGCTTCCCAGATGGGAATGAGTGGGCCCCACTCACTGAGTATCCCAG GGAGACCTTCTCGTTCGTCCTGACCAACGTGGATGGCAGCAGGAAGATTGGTTACTGCAGGCGCCTCTTG ATCCTGGATGAAGTGGAAAAGAGGCATCAGATCTCCATGGCAGTCATCTACCCATTCATGCAGGGCCTCCGAGAGGCAGCCTTCCCCGCTCCTGGGAAGACCGTCACCCTCAAGAGCTTCATCCCCGACTCAGGCACTGAG TTCATTTCGCTGACGCGGCCCCTTGACTCTCACCTAGAGCACGTGGATTTTAGTTCTCTGTTGCGCTGTCTCAGTTTTGAGCAGATTCTTCAGATCTTTGCCTCTGCAGTGCTGGAGAGAAGAATCATCTtcctggcagaaggcctcag CACACTGTCTCAGTGCATCCATGCTGCTGCGGCGCTGCTCTACCCCTTCAGCTGGGCCCACACCTACATCCCTGTTGTCCCCGAGAGCCTTCTGGCCACTGTCTGCTGCCCCACTCCCTTCATGGTTGGAGTCCAAATGCGCTTTCGGCAGGAGGTTATGGAGAGCCCCATGGAAGAG gtCCTGTTGGTGAATCTTTGTGAAGGAACCTTCTTAATGTCA GTTGGTGATGAAAAAGACATCCTACCACCCAAGCTTCAGGAGGACATCTTAGAATCTCTTGGTCAGGGGATCAAGGGGTCACAGA CTTCTGAACAAATCAATGAGCATGTTTCAGGCCCTTTTGTGCAGTTCTTTGTCAAGACTGTGGGCCACTACGCTTCCTACATCAAGCGGGAAGCAAATGGGCAAGGCCACTTCCAAGAACGGGGCTTCTATAAGGCTCTGACCTCCAAGGCCAACCGCCGATTTGTGAAGAAGTTTGTGAAGACACAGCTCTTTTCCCTTTTCATCCAGGAAGCTGAGAAGAGCAAGAACCCTCCTGCAG GCTATTTCCAACAGAAAATACTTGAATACGAGGAacggaagaaacagaagaaaccaaaggaaaagaCTTTGAAATAA
- the DENND2D gene encoding DENN domain-containing protein 2D isoform X1: protein MPYRPKKMERQVVGGILRRFRNWLPRHGAGPPQDNLGEVVKEPERAQEHCLPNFAGGQHFFEYLLVVSLKKKPSGDDYEPTITYQFPKRENLLRGQQEEEERLLGAIPLFCFPDGNEWAPLTEYPRETFSFVLTNVDGSRKIGYCRRLLPAGRGPRLPRVYCIISCIGCFGLFSKILDEVEKRHQISMAVIYPFMQGLREAAFPAPGKTVTLKSFIPDSGTEFISLTRPLDSHLEHVDFSSLLRCLSFEQILQIFASAVLERRIIFLAEGLSTLSQCIHAAAALLYPFSWAHTYIPVVPESLLATVCCPTPFMVGVQMRFRQEVMESPMEEVLLVNLCEGTFLMSVGDEKDILPPKLQEDILESLGQGIKGSQTSEQINEHVSGPFVQFFVKTVGHYASYIKREANGQGHFQERGFYKALTSKANRRFVKKFVKTQLFSLFIQEAEKSKNPPAGYFQQKILEYEERKKQKKPKEKTLK, encoded by the exons ATGCCTTACAGGCCCAAGAAGATGGAAAGACAAGTGGTAGGCGGGATACTCAGGCGCTTCCGCAACTGGCTGCCTCGACACGGAGCAG GACCTCCCCAGGATAATCTGGGGGAAGTTGTAAAGGAACCAGAAAGGGCCCAGGAGCACTGTCTACCCAACTTTGCCGGAGGGCAGCACTTCTTTGAATACCTCCTCGTGGTTTCTCTCAAAAAAAAGCCTTCGGGGGATGATTATGAGCCCACAATCACCTACCAGTTCCCCAAG CGAGAGAACTTGCTTCGGGGacaacaggaggaggaggaacggCTGCTCGGAGCCATCCCCTTGTTTTGCTTCCCAGATGGGAATGAGTGGGCCCCACTCACTGAGTATCCCAG GGAGACCTTCTCGTTCGTCCTGACCAACGTGGATGGCAGCAGGAAGATTGGTTACTGCAGGCGCCTCTTG CCCGCCGGCCGTGGTCCTCGCCTCCCCAGGGTGTACTGCATCATCAGCTGCATTGGCTGCTTCGGCTTGTTCTCCAAG ATCCTGGATGAAGTGGAAAAGAGGCATCAGATCTCCATGGCAGTCATCTACCCATTCATGCAGGGCCTCCGAGAGGCAGCCTTCCCCGCTCCTGGGAAGACCGTCACCCTCAAGAGCTTCATCCCCGACTCAGGCACTGAG TTCATTTCGCTGACGCGGCCCCTTGACTCTCACCTAGAGCACGTGGATTTTAGTTCTCTGTTGCGCTGTCTCAGTTTTGAGCAGATTCTTCAGATCTTTGCCTCTGCAGTGCTGGAGAGAAGAATCATCTtcctggcagaaggcctcag CACACTGTCTCAGTGCATCCATGCTGCTGCGGCGCTGCTCTACCCCTTCAGCTGGGCCCACACCTACATCCCTGTTGTCCCCGAGAGCCTTCTGGCCACTGTCTGCTGCCCCACTCCCTTCATGGTTGGAGTCCAAATGCGCTTTCGGCAGGAGGTTATGGAGAGCCCCATGGAAGAG gtCCTGTTGGTGAATCTTTGTGAAGGAACCTTCTTAATGTCA GTTGGTGATGAAAAAGACATCCTACCACCCAAGCTTCAGGAGGACATCTTAGAATCTCTTGGTCAGGGGATCAAGGGGTCACAGA CTTCTGAACAAATCAATGAGCATGTTTCAGGCCCTTTTGTGCAGTTCTTTGTCAAGACTGTGGGCCACTACGCTTCCTACATCAAGCGGGAAGCAAATGGGCAAGGCCACTTCCAAGAACGGGGCTTCTATAAGGCTCTGACCTCCAAGGCCAACCGCCGATTTGTGAAGAAGTTTGTGAAGACACAGCTCTTTTCCCTTTTCATCCAGGAAGCTGAGAAGAGCAAGAACCCTCCTGCAG GCTATTTCCAACAGAAAATACTTGAATACGAGGAacggaagaaacagaagaaaccaaaggaaaagaCTTTGAAATAA
- the DENND2D gene encoding DENN domain-containing protein 2D isoform X2 — protein sequence MDGLGRRLRASLRLKRGRGGPPQDNLGEVVKEPERAQEHCLPNFAGGQHFFEYLLVVSLKKKPSGDDYEPTITYQFPKRENLLRGQQEEEERLLGAIPLFCFPDGNEWAPLTEYPRETFSFVLTNVDGSRKIGYCRRLLPAGRGPRLPRVYCIISCIGCFGLFSKILDEVEKRHQISMAVIYPFMQGLREAAFPAPGKTVTLKSFIPDSGTEFISLTRPLDSHLEHVDFSSLLRCLSFEQILQIFASAVLERRIIFLAEGLSTLSQCIHAAAALLYPFSWAHTYIPVVPESLLATVCCPTPFMVGVQMRFRQEVMESPMEEVLLVNLCEGTFLMSVGDEKDILPPKLQEDILESLGQGIKGSQTSEQINEHVSGPFVQFFVKTVGHYASYIKREANGQGHFQERGFYKALTSKANRRFVKKFVKTQLFSLFIQEAEKSKNPPAGYFQQKILEYEERKKQKKPKEKTLK from the exons ATGGATGGGCTCGGCCGCCGCCTCCGAGCCAGCCTGAGACTGAAGCGCGGCCGTGGGG GACCTCCCCAGGATAATCTGGGGGAAGTTGTAAAGGAACCAGAAAGGGCCCAGGAGCACTGTCTACCCAACTTTGCCGGAGGGCAGCACTTCTTTGAATACCTCCTCGTGGTTTCTCTCAAAAAAAAGCCTTCGGGGGATGATTATGAGCCCACAATCACCTACCAGTTCCCCAAG CGAGAGAACTTGCTTCGGGGacaacaggaggaggaggaacggCTGCTCGGAGCCATCCCCTTGTTTTGCTTCCCAGATGGGAATGAGTGGGCCCCACTCACTGAGTATCCCAG GGAGACCTTCTCGTTCGTCCTGACCAACGTGGATGGCAGCAGGAAGATTGGTTACTGCAGGCGCCTCTTG CCCGCCGGCCGTGGTCCTCGCCTCCCCAGGGTGTACTGCATCATCAGCTGCATTGGCTGCTTCGGCTTGTTCTCCAAG ATCCTGGATGAAGTGGAAAAGAGGCATCAGATCTCCATGGCAGTCATCTACCCATTCATGCAGGGCCTCCGAGAGGCAGCCTTCCCCGCTCCTGGGAAGACCGTCACCCTCAAGAGCTTCATCCCCGACTCAGGCACTGAG TTCATTTCGCTGACGCGGCCCCTTGACTCTCACCTAGAGCACGTGGATTTTAGTTCTCTGTTGCGCTGTCTCAGTTTTGAGCAGATTCTTCAGATCTTTGCCTCTGCAGTGCTGGAGAGAAGAATCATCTtcctggcagaaggcctcag CACACTGTCTCAGTGCATCCATGCTGCTGCGGCGCTGCTCTACCCCTTCAGCTGGGCCCACACCTACATCCCTGTTGTCCCCGAGAGCCTTCTGGCCACTGTCTGCTGCCCCACTCCCTTCATGGTTGGAGTCCAAATGCGCTTTCGGCAGGAGGTTATGGAGAGCCCCATGGAAGAG gtCCTGTTGGTGAATCTTTGTGAAGGAACCTTCTTAATGTCA GTTGGTGATGAAAAAGACATCCTACCACCCAAGCTTCAGGAGGACATCTTAGAATCTCTTGGTCAGGGGATCAAGGGGTCACAGA CTTCTGAACAAATCAATGAGCATGTTTCAGGCCCTTTTGTGCAGTTCTTTGTCAAGACTGTGGGCCACTACGCTTCCTACATCAAGCGGGAAGCAAATGGGCAAGGCCACTTCCAAGAACGGGGCTTCTATAAGGCTCTGACCTCCAAGGCCAACCGCCGATTTGTGAAGAAGTTTGTGAAGACACAGCTCTTTTCCCTTTTCATCCAGGAAGCTGAGAAGAGCAAGAACCCTCCTGCAG GCTATTTCCAACAGAAAATACTTGAATACGAGGAacggaagaaacagaagaaaccaaaggaaaagaCTTTGAAATAA